A genomic window from Streptomyces sp. NBC_00234 includes:
- a CDS encoding HlyD family efflux transporter periplasmic adaptor subunit, translating into MRFRQQALSKLQSPEELDLPVRFARPQGRLVLGVTLAVMAAACFWATTGTVSSTRSAPGILTYAQGSYVLQSPVAGQITDVLAEEGRTLPAGSPLLKVRTEQGDRVVRTIAAGRLTALSATIGAVVATGADVASVERIDGADDPLMAVLYVPGDSGQAVPVGASVDLTVQGVPAQQFGVLRGRVTAVGRVSLTSRQIARSLGDDQLGEQFSLHGRPVAVLVKLERSPATKSGYRWSSHQGPPYAIGSMTPATGVVHLADQRPIDWLLP; encoded by the coding sequence GTGCGCTTCCGCCAACAGGCCCTTTCCAAGCTCCAGTCGCCGGAGGAGCTCGACCTCCCGGTGCGTTTCGCCCGTCCGCAGGGCCGGCTCGTCCTGGGTGTCACCCTGGCCGTCATGGCCGCGGCCTGCTTCTGGGCCACGACGGGCACCGTCTCCTCCACCCGGAGCGCGCCCGGCATCCTCACGTACGCGCAGGGCAGTTACGTGCTCCAGAGCCCCGTCGCGGGCCAGATCACCGACGTACTCGCCGAGGAGGGCCGGACTCTCCCCGCCGGTTCACCCCTGCTCAAGGTCCGTACGGAGCAAGGGGACCGGGTCGTACGCACGATCGCCGCGGGCCGGCTGACCGCTCTCTCCGCCACGATCGGAGCCGTGGTCGCCACCGGAGCGGACGTGGCGAGCGTGGAGCGGATCGACGGCGCCGACGATCCCCTGATGGCGGTCCTGTACGTACCGGGCGACAGCGGCCAGGCCGTACCCGTGGGTGCCTCGGTCGATCTCACCGTCCAGGGCGTGCCCGCCCAGCAGTTCGGAGTGCTGCGCGGCCGGGTGACGGCCGTCGGCAGGGTCTCGCTGACCAGCCGGCAGATAGCCCGTTCCCTCGGTGACGACCAGCTCGGCGAGCAGTTCTCGCTGCACGGCAGGCCGGTGGCGGTCCTCGTGAAGCTCGAACGGTCGCCCGCGACGAAGTCCGGCTACCGGTGGTCGTCGCACCAGGGCCCCCCGTACGCGATCGGCTCCATGACCCCGGCCACGGGCGTCGTCCACCTGGCCGACCAGCGCCCGATCGATTGGCTGCTCCCTTGA
- a CDS encoding class I SAM-dependent methyltransferase — MTEATDPVEADRALKTRHRKMWALGDYPVVAARLIPDLGPDLVRACGVRSGERVLDVAAGSGNAAIPAALAGAEVVACDLTPELLAAGQELAAVRGVGLEWRVGDAEALPFDDDAFDTVMSCVGIMFAPHHQAGADELVRVCRPGGTIGLLNWTPEGFIGQMFAAMKPYAPTPPPGAQPPPLWGREDHVRALLGDRVTDVEVQRRTVRVDLFGKPGDFREFFKANYGPTIATYRHIAEDPERVAALDSALDDLASRHTDGAGPTGMDWEYLLVTAHKRG; from the coding sequence ATGACCGAAGCAACCGATCCCGTCGAGGCCGACCGGGCACTCAAGACCAGACACCGGAAGATGTGGGCCCTGGGGGACTACCCCGTGGTGGCCGCCCGGCTGATCCCGGACCTCGGCCCGGACCTGGTCCGGGCCTGCGGTGTACGGAGCGGCGAGCGCGTCCTGGACGTCGCGGCCGGATCGGGCAACGCCGCCATCCCCGCGGCCCTGGCCGGCGCGGAGGTCGTGGCGTGCGACCTGACGCCCGAACTGCTGGCGGCCGGGCAGGAACTGGCGGCCGTGCGCGGTGTCGGGCTGGAGTGGAGGGTGGGGGACGCGGAGGCGCTGCCCTTCGACGACGACGCGTTCGACACCGTGATGTCGTGCGTGGGCATCATGTTCGCCCCGCATCACCAGGCAGGGGCCGACGAGCTGGTCCGTGTCTGCCGTCCCGGCGGCACGATCGGCCTGCTCAACTGGACCCCGGAAGGGTTCATCGGCCAGATGTTCGCCGCGATGAAGCCGTACGCCCCCACGCCGCCGCCCGGGGCGCAGCCCCCGCCGCTGTGGGGGCGGGAGGACCACGTCCGTGCGCTGCTCGGCGACCGGGTGACGGACGTCGAGGTGCAGCGGCGGACCGTACGGGTCGATCTGTTCGGGAAGCCCGGTGACTTCAGGGAGTTCTTCAAGGCCAACTACGGGCCGACCATCGCGACGTACCGGCACATCGCGGAGGACCCGGAACGGGTCGCCGCTCTGGACAGCGCTCTCGACGACCTCGCGTCGCGCCACACCGACGGGGCGGGCCCGACGGGCATGGACTGGGAATACCTGCTGGTCACCGCACACAAGCGCGGCTGA
- a CDS encoding NHLP bacteriocin export ABC transporter permease/ATPase subunit has product MGHDAVIGALGGLGRQIECTGLRSLSLEGPQVLWLVLGGALDLFAVDTVEQGHWHFLGRLEPGTLLLGPVEGPQHTLIGRPLQGCVLRRIALRELYRPEYPHPGTHEGQYLSRYDTGDGTLSLLEHAFSLGVGRGQRVLFEAPLDGRTALDETPADDDVLWLPVSPGSVQYGAAFSAEAAGDLLVDGELWQGMVNRQYRLLSALDRWIERLERAHEDRAAAGIKAGEAVRDEADRALLTSIGRSGRAAAPAAGAGDDATYAACRLVAGAAGITLAQPPPGDVVNDRTDPVERVAVHSRVRTRAVRLTGRWWRENAGPLVGHRSATGTPVALLWRRGRYEAVNPVTGRRTRVDSRHAGDFEQRAVMFYRPLPERPLSKWRLLRFGLRGTGADLRSLALAGPVTVGLGALVPVATGQILGVHVPNAETGLIAQVSLAVIIAGVVSAAFMLLQNLTVLRMEGRIESTLQPAVWDRLLRLPTSFFAERSTGELASAAMGVSAIRRVLSGVGPVALQAGTVGAMNLFLLFWFSAPLALAAIGMLIVISAVFLTMGMWELRWQRSLVELGNKLNNQAFQTLRGLPKLRVAGAESFAYASWAREFARSRELQQRAGRIKNLTTVLDATYLPLCSLAMFVLLAGPARGSLSASAFLTFNTSVTMLLASVTQLTGAFVSAAAALPMFEQIKPLLDAAPEVRGASTQPGPLSGAIEVRGVSFRYADDGPAVLDEVSLTVGAGEFVAVVGPSGCGKSTLLRLLIGFDRPATGSVLYDGQDLAALDQAAVRRQCGVVLQNAQPFTGSILECVCGSEVFTEEEVWEAAALAGLAEDIKRMPMGLHTMISGGGAISGGQRQRLMIAQALVRRPRILFFDEATSALDNETQRIVIESTRALRATRVVIAHRLSTVLDADRVIVMSEGRVVQQGPPAELLADPGGRLHELVRRQMQ; this is encoded by the coding sequence ATGGGGCACGACGCGGTCATCGGCGCGCTGGGCGGCCTCGGCCGGCAGATCGAGTGCACCGGTCTGCGCAGCCTCTCCCTGGAGGGGCCGCAGGTGCTGTGGCTCGTCCTCGGCGGCGCGCTGGACCTGTTCGCGGTCGACACGGTGGAGCAGGGTCACTGGCATTTCCTGGGCCGGCTGGAACCTGGGACGCTGCTCCTGGGACCGGTCGAGGGGCCGCAGCACACCCTGATCGGCAGGCCGCTCCAGGGCTGCGTGCTGCGCCGGATCGCGCTGCGGGAGCTGTACCGGCCCGAGTATCCGCACCCCGGTACCCACGAGGGCCAGTACCTCAGCCGGTACGACACCGGGGACGGCACGCTGAGTCTGCTGGAGCACGCCTTCTCCCTCGGGGTGGGTCGCGGTCAGCGCGTCCTGTTCGAAGCCCCGCTGGACGGCCGGACCGCTCTCGACGAGACGCCGGCCGACGACGACGTGCTGTGGCTCCCGGTCTCGCCGGGCAGTGTGCAGTACGGCGCCGCGTTCAGCGCGGAGGCGGCCGGTGATCTGCTCGTCGACGGCGAGCTGTGGCAGGGCATGGTCAACCGGCAGTACCGGTTGCTGTCCGCGCTGGACCGCTGGATCGAGCGGCTGGAGCGTGCGCACGAGGACCGGGCGGCGGCCGGCATCAAGGCGGGCGAAGCCGTACGGGACGAGGCCGACCGGGCTCTGCTCACCTCCATAGGCCGTAGCGGGAGGGCCGCGGCCCCTGCCGCGGGAGCCGGTGACGACGCCACGTACGCGGCCTGCCGGCTGGTCGCGGGTGCGGCCGGCATCACGCTCGCGCAGCCCCCGCCGGGTGACGTAGTGAACGACCGGACGGACCCGGTCGAGCGGGTCGCGGTCCACTCGCGGGTCCGGACCCGCGCGGTCCGGCTCACCGGCCGCTGGTGGCGGGAGAACGCCGGCCCGCTGGTGGGCCACCGGTCCGCCACGGGCACCCCGGTCGCCCTGCTGTGGCGCCGGGGCCGCTACGAGGCGGTCAATCCGGTGACCGGCCGCAGGACCCGTGTCGACAGCAGGCATGCCGGTGACTTCGAGCAGCGCGCCGTCATGTTCTACCGCCCCCTGCCCGAAAGGCCGTTGAGCAAGTGGCGGCTGCTGCGTTTCGGTCTGCGCGGTACGGGGGCCGATCTGCGCAGCCTGGCGCTGGCCGGGCCGGTGACGGTCGGGCTCGGCGCGCTGGTCCCGGTCGCGACGGGGCAGATCCTGGGTGTCCATGTGCCCAACGCCGAGACCGGCCTCATCGCGCAGGTCTCACTGGCCGTGATCATCGCCGGGGTGGTCTCGGCCGCCTTCATGCTGCTGCAGAACCTCACGGTCCTGCGGATGGAGGGCCGCATCGAGAGCACCCTCCAACCGGCGGTGTGGGACCGGCTGCTGCGGCTGCCGACCTCGTTCTTCGCCGAGCGGTCCACCGGGGAGCTGGCGAGCGCGGCGATGGGTGTCAGTGCGATCCGGCGCGTCCTGTCGGGTGTCGGGCCCGTCGCCCTCCAGGCGGGCACGGTCGGCGCGATGAACCTATTCCTGCTGTTCTGGTTCAGTGCGCCGCTGGCGCTGGCCGCGATCGGGATGCTGATCGTGATCTCCGCGGTGTTCCTCACCATGGGGATGTGGGAGCTGCGGTGGCAGCGCAGTCTGGTGGAGCTCGGCAACAAACTCAACAACCAGGCGTTCCAGACGCTGCGCGGGCTGCCCAAACTGCGTGTGGCCGGGGCGGAGAGCTTCGCGTACGCCTCCTGGGCCCGGGAGTTCGCCCGCAGCCGTGAGCTCCAGCAGCGGGCCGGCCGGATCAAGAATCTGACGACGGTCCTCGACGCGACCTATCTGCCGCTGTGTTCACTGGCCATGTTCGTCCTGCTGGCGGGGCCTGCCCGGGGGTCGCTGTCGGCGAGTGCCTTCCTGACGTTCAACACCTCCGTGACGATGCTGCTGGCCTCGGTCACCCAGCTCACCGGGGCGTTCGTCTCGGCTGCGGCGGCGCTGCCGATGTTCGAGCAGATCAAGCCCCTGCTCGACGCGGCACCCGAGGTGCGCGGTGCGAGCACCCAGCCGGGGCCGTTGTCCGGGGCGATCGAGGTCAGAGGGGTCTCCTTCCGGTACGCCGACGACGGTCCGGCGGTGCTGGACGAGGTGTCGCTGACGGTGGGGGCCGGCGAGTTCGTGGCGGTGGTGGGGCCCAGCGGCTGCGGGAAGTCGACGCTGCTGCGGCTGCTCATAGGCTTCGACCGGCCCGCCACGGGGAGTGTCCTGTACGACGGTCAGGACCTGGCGGCGCTCGACCAGGCGGCCGTACGCCGCCAGTGCGGGGTCGTGCTGCAGAATGCCCAGCCGTTCACGGGATCGATCCTGGAGTGCGTCTGCGGCTCCGAGGTGTTCACCGAGGAGGAGGTCTGGGAGGCCGCCGCGCTGGCGGGTCTCGCCGAGGACATCAAGCGGATGCCGATGGGGCTGCACACCATGATCTCCGGCGGCGGCGCGATCTCCGGTGGTCAGCGGCAGCGGCTGATGATCGCCCAGGCGCTCGTGCGCCGTCCCCGCATCCTGTTCTTCGACGAGGCCACCAGCGCCCTGGACAACGAGACCCAGCGCATCGTGATCGAGAGCACCCGGGCGCTGCGGGCGACCCGGGTCGTGATCGCACACCGGCTCTCCACGGTGCTGGACGCCGACCGGGTGATCGTCATGTCGGAGGGCCGCGTCGTACAGCAGGGTCCGCCCGCCGAGCTGCTCGCGGACCCGGGCGGACGGCTGCACGAGTTGGTGCGGCGCCAGATGCAGTAG
- a CDS encoding NHLP family bacteriocin export ABC transporter peptidase/permease/ATPase subunit encodes MTAPHASPSTQQLPPPGRGRHRPGKAPGDRGRSRARSAPKGPKPKTVRSPTVLQMEALECGAASLAMVLAHYGRHVPLEELRIACGVSRDGSRASNVLKAARSYGLRAKGMQMEPAALAEVRAPAILFWEFNHYVVYDGMGRRLGRRGVHINDPDKGRRFVTTEDFDTSFTGIVLVLEPDDGFRRGGRKPGIMGALPARLRGTSGTMLAALLASILLVAVGATLPALSRTYIDMFLIGDQRSLLGVLFTAMGTMVALTVVLTWLQQANLLRGRIISSTLGSARFFRHLLRLPVTFFSQRSPADLVQRLQSNDAVAETLARDLTAAGVDGIVVLLYALLLWTYDPQLTVIGVGLALLNVVAMRVVVRLRATGTQKLRADSARLTNTSYTGLQLIETMKATGGEDGYFRRWAGQHATTLDEQQRLGVPSAWLGIVAPALATFNSALILWIGGLRAVEGAVSIGLLVAFQSLVTRFTAPVTRLNGVAGRIQDFAADVARLKDVENFPVDPLYSREETSSSTRRLKGHVTLDEITFGYSPLDKPLLTGFSLSVGPGQQVALVGGSGSGKSTVSRLISGLYSPWEGTIRIDGQRLEDIPRSALAASVSFVDQDVFLFEGTVRDNVALWDPSVPDEAVVAALQDAALYEVVARRPGGIHGRVEQDGRNFSGGQRQRLEIARALVRRPSVLVLDEVTSALDAETEQLVIDALRRRGCACVVIAHRLSTVRDSDEIVVLDHGRVVERGRHEELVAAAGPYAQLVKEH; translated from the coding sequence TTGACCGCCCCGCACGCCTCCCCCTCGACACAGCAGCTCCCGCCGCCCGGCCGCGGCCGGCACCGTCCCGGCAAGGCGCCCGGCGACAGGGGCCGTTCACGTGCCCGGTCGGCGCCGAAGGGGCCGAAGCCGAAGACCGTCCGCAGCCCGACCGTCCTCCAGATGGAAGCCCTGGAATGCGGCGCCGCCTCCCTGGCCATGGTCCTCGCGCACTACGGCAGGCATGTCCCCCTGGAGGAGCTGCGGATCGCCTGCGGCGTCTCGCGCGACGGCTCACGCGCCAGCAACGTACTGAAAGCGGCGCGCAGTTACGGGCTGCGGGCCAAGGGGATGCAGATGGAACCGGCCGCCCTCGCGGAGGTCCGGGCCCCGGCCATCCTGTTCTGGGAGTTCAACCACTACGTCGTGTACGACGGCATGGGACGCCGGCTCGGACGGCGCGGGGTGCACATCAACGACCCGGACAAGGGCCGTCGGTTCGTCACCACGGAGGACTTCGACACCAGCTTCACCGGCATCGTCCTGGTCCTCGAACCCGACGACGGATTCCGGCGCGGCGGCAGGAAGCCCGGCATCATGGGGGCGTTGCCGGCCCGGCTGCGCGGCACCTCCGGCACGATGCTGGCCGCGCTGCTCGCCAGCATCCTGCTCGTGGCCGTCGGAGCGACGCTTCCGGCGCTCAGCCGTACGTACATCGACATGTTCCTGATCGGTGATCAGCGCTCCCTGCTGGGCGTGCTGTTCACGGCGATGGGCACCATGGTGGCGCTCACCGTCGTCCTGACCTGGCTGCAGCAGGCGAATCTGCTGCGCGGGCGCATCATCTCCTCCACGCTCGGCAGCGCCCGGTTCTTCCGGCATCTGCTCAGGCTGCCGGTCACCTTCTTCTCCCAGCGCAGCCCCGCGGACCTCGTCCAGCGTCTCCAGTCCAACGACGCGGTGGCCGAGACCCTCGCCCGGGATCTCACAGCTGCGGGTGTGGACGGGATCGTCGTCCTCCTCTACGCCCTCCTGCTCTGGACGTACGATCCGCAGCTGACCGTCATCGGTGTGGGCCTCGCCCTCCTCAACGTCGTCGCGATGCGCGTCGTCGTACGTCTGCGGGCCACCGGTACCCAGAAGCTGCGGGCCGACAGCGCCCGGCTCACCAACACCTCGTACACCGGCCTGCAGTTGATCGAGACGATGAAGGCCACCGGGGGCGAGGACGGATACTTCCGCCGCTGGGCCGGGCAGCACGCGACGACGCTCGACGAGCAGCAGCGCCTCGGTGTGCCGAGTGCGTGGCTGGGCATCGTCGCTCCCGCTCTGGCCACGTTCAACAGCGCGCTGATCCTCTGGATCGGCGGGCTGCGCGCGGTCGAGGGCGCCGTCTCGATCGGGCTGCTGGTCGCCTTCCAGTCCCTGGTGACCCGGTTCACCGCCCCGGTCACCCGGCTCAACGGGGTGGCGGGGCGCATCCAGGACTTCGCGGCCGACGTGGCGCGGCTGAAGGATGTGGAGAACTTCCCGGTGGATCCGCTCTACTCCCGGGAGGAGACCTCGTCGAGCACGCGCAGGCTGAAGGGACATGTGACGCTGGACGAGATCACCTTCGGCTACAGCCCGCTCGACAAGCCGCTGCTGACCGGCTTCTCGCTGTCCGTCGGACCGGGGCAGCAGGTGGCGCTGGTCGGCGGGTCCGGCAGCGGCAAGTCCACGGTGTCCCGGCTGATTTCGGGGCTGTACAGCCCGTGGGAGGGCACGATCCGCATCGACGGACAGCGCCTGGAGGACATTCCCCGCAGTGCGCTGGCCGCCTCGGTCTCCTTCGTCGACCAGGACGTCTTCCTCTTCGAGGGAACGGTCCGGGACAACGTGGCCCTGTGGGACCCCTCGGTCCCGGACGAGGCCGTCGTCGCGGCCCTCCAGGACGCGGCGCTGTACGAGGTCGTCGCCCGCCGGCCGGGCGGCATCCACGGCCGCGTGGAGCAGGACGGGCGCAACTTCTCCGGCGGTCAGCGGCAGCGTCTGGAGATCGCCCGGGCGCTGGTGCGCCGGCCGAGCGTCCTGGTGCTCGACGAGGTCACCAGCGCCCTGGACGCCGAGACCGAGCAGCTCGTCATCGACGCGCTGCGGCGACGGGGCTGCGCCTGCGTGGTGATCGCGCACCGGCTCAGCACCGTCCGCGACAGCGACGAGATCGTGGTGCTGGACCACGGCCGCGTGGTGGAGCGCGGACGGCACGAGGAACTGGTCGCCGCGGCGGGACCGTACGCCCAGCTGGTCAAGGAGCACTGA
- a CDS encoding LysR substrate-binding domain-containing protein, translating into MTSPEVRPSFRLAYVPGVTPTKWVRIWNERLPDVPLTLVAVSPAEAPDALRGGAADAGFVRLPIDRTDLSAIPLYTEATVVVVPKDHLVAAVEEVSAADLADEIVLHPLDDTLDWEGALPGRPAIERPATTEDAIELVAAGVGVLVVPQSLARLYHRKDLTYRTVLEAPESRIALSWPEEETTDLVEEFIGIVRGRTVNSTRGRPPTPPQPKSKRAETAAAKRKPAAGRSSAGKNPRSGSAGSKGAKRGKPRRRS; encoded by the coding sequence GTGACAAGCCCGGAAGTACGCCCCTCGTTCCGGCTCGCGTACGTTCCGGGGGTGACGCCCACCAAGTGGGTGCGTATCTGGAACGAGCGGCTGCCCGACGTCCCGCTGACCCTGGTCGCGGTATCCCCCGCCGAAGCCCCCGACGCACTGCGGGGCGGTGCGGCCGACGCCGGTTTCGTCCGGCTGCCGATCGACCGGACGGACCTCAGCGCGATCCCGCTGTACACCGAGGCGACCGTCGTCGTGGTCCCGAAGGACCACCTCGTGGCAGCGGTGGAGGAGGTGTCCGCCGCGGATCTGGCCGACGAGATCGTGCTGCATCCCCTGGACGACACCCTCGACTGGGAGGGCGCCCTGCCGGGAAGGCCCGCGATCGAGCGCCCCGCCACGACGGAGGACGCGATCGAGCTGGTGGCGGCCGGGGTGGGCGTGCTCGTCGTCCCGCAGTCGCTCGCCCGTCTGTACCACCGCAAGGACCTCACCTACCGGACGGTCCTGGAGGCTCCCGAGTCCCGCATCGCCCTGTCGTGGCCGGAGGAGGAGACCACCGACCTGGTGGAGGAGTTCATCGGGATCGTCCGCGGCCGGACCGTGAACAGCACACGGGGCCGTCCCCCGACCCCGCCGCAGCCGAAGAGCAAGCGCGCCGAGACCGCGGCGGCCAAGCGGAAGCCCGCCGCCGGCAGGTCCTCGGCAGGCAAGAACCCCCGAAGCGGTTCCGCGGGCTCCAAGGGCGCCAAACGCGGCAAGCCCCGCCGGCGGTCCTAG
- a CDS encoding carboxymuconolactone decarboxylase family protein — protein sequence MNIDIPEGKNPIEYVWGDMVPGIGIAASNFSLAVYAHTTLGLREFEAARLRVAQINGCAFCLDWRTERDGQKVEEEFAEAVTDWRTTEVFDDRTRLAAEYAERYAVDHHGIDDEFWSRMTAHYSQSEIVELSMSIGSWLAFGRLNHVLGLDTVCVLPGH from the coding sequence ATGAACATCGACATCCCCGAGGGCAAGAACCCCATCGAGTACGTGTGGGGCGACATGGTTCCCGGCATCGGGATCGCCGCCTCGAACTTCTCCCTGGCGGTGTACGCCCACACGACGCTCGGCCTCCGCGAGTTCGAGGCCGCGCGGCTGCGGGTCGCACAGATCAACGGGTGCGCGTTCTGCCTGGACTGGCGGACCGAACGCGACGGACAGAAGGTCGAGGAGGAGTTCGCCGAGGCGGTGACGGACTGGCGTACCACCGAGGTCTTCGACGACCGGACGCGGCTGGCCGCCGAGTACGCGGAGCGGTACGCAGTGGACCACCACGGTATCGACGACGAGTTCTGGAGCAGGATGACCGCGCACTACAGCCAGTCGGAGATCGTCGAGCTCAGCATGAGCATCGGCTCCTGGCTGGCGTTCGGCCGGCTCAACCACGTGCTGGGCCTCGACACGGTGTGCGTGCTGCCCGGGCACTGA
- a CDS encoding NAD(P)H-dependent amine dehydrogenase family protein, which produces MISTVVWGTGNVGRAAIRAVDAHPALELTDVLVHDPAKTGRDAGDLGGLGRDLGVAATDDIGAVLAARPGAVVYAASGDIRLDEALADICRAIRAGAVVVTPAVYGLYDPVNAPPELREPVLAAIAEGGGSLFVSGVDPGWGNDVLPLLASGLGSVVDAVRCQEIFDYSTYEQEESVRDLIGMGRPMDYQPLMLAPSVPTMVWGGQIRLMARALGVELDEIRETMHRRPLDATVSTRTMGDFEAGTQGAVRFEVQGIVGGEPRIVVEHITRIHPSCAPDWPAPPDGDGAHRVIIEGRPRIEVTVVADDEGENRSAGGNATAVGRLVGAIDWLVAADPGLYDALDVPLRPAVGRLGRRQ; this is translated from the coding sequence ATGATTTCCACGGTTGTCTGGGGTACCGGAAATGTCGGACGCGCGGCCATCCGTGCCGTCGATGCCCATCCGGCACTGGAACTGACCGACGTGCTCGTCCACGACCCCGCCAAGACCGGCCGCGACGCGGGCGATCTCGGCGGCCTCGGCCGGGACCTCGGGGTCGCGGCGACCGACGACATCGGCGCGGTACTGGCCGCGCGGCCGGGCGCCGTGGTGTACGCGGCCTCCGGTGACATCCGCCTCGACGAGGCACTCGCCGACATCTGCCGGGCGATCCGGGCGGGGGCCGTCGTCGTCACCCCGGCCGTCTACGGGCTCTACGACCCGGTGAACGCCCCGCCGGAACTCCGGGAACCGGTGCTGGCGGCCATCGCCGAGGGCGGCGGCTCACTGTTCGTCTCCGGCGTCGACCCCGGCTGGGGCAACGACGTGCTGCCGCTGCTGGCCAGCGGCCTCGGCTCCGTGGTGGACGCCGTTCGCTGCCAGGAGATCTTCGACTACTCCACGTACGAGCAGGAGGAGTCGGTCAGGGACCTCATCGGCATGGGCCGGCCGATGGACTACCAGCCGCTGATGCTCGCGCCGTCCGTCCCGACCATGGTGTGGGGCGGCCAGATACGGCTGATGGCCAGGGCCCTGGGCGTCGAGCTCGACGAGATCCGCGAGACCATGCACCGGCGTCCGCTCGACGCCACGGTGAGCACCAGGACGATGGGCGACTTCGAGGCCGGTACGCAGGGCGCGGTGCGGTTCGAGGTCCAGGGCATCGTCGGGGGCGAGCCCCGCATCGTCGTCGAGCACATCACCCGTATCCATCCGTCCTGCGCGCCGGACTGGCCGGCACCGCCCGACGGCGACGGTGCGCACCGCGTGATCATCGAAGGCCGTCCGCGGATCGAGGTCACGGTCGTGGCCGACGACGAGGGCGAGAACCGTTCCGCGGGAGGGAACGCCACCGCGGTCGGCCGGCTGGTCGGTGCCATCGACTGGCTCGTGGCCGCGGACCCCGGACTGTACGACGCGCTCGACGTCCCGCTGCGCCCCGCGGTGGGCAGGCTCGGAAGGAGACAGTGA
- a CDS encoding GMC oxidoreductase — MSDPSPGGSTAKGVSRRRLITGAGSVLGAAALAGPLSATRSWAAAASSVIGTGEHVPALVIGTGYGGSVAALRLAQAGVPVHMVEMGMAWDTPGADGKIFANTTTPDHRSFWLRTRTKQPLSNFLGFPIDKDVSRYTGILDAEEFSGITVYQGRGVGGGSLVNGGMAVTPRRENFGAVLPTVNAEEMYSTYYPRANAALGVSTVDPAWFESADCYRYARVGRKHAQRSGFPFVFVPDVYDWDYMKQEAAGTVPKSALAGEILYGNNYGKKSLQQTYLSRIRATGRVTISPLHKVTSVTASPGGGYTVVIDQLTTTGATAATKTVTADKVFFAAGSVGTSKLLTGLKATGALPALNDEIGRGWGDNGNVMCGRANHMWDPTGALQSSIPCSGIDNWAAGGAFAEVAPLPTGIETYASFYLSITRNPNRARFTWNAAAGRVDLDWQTAWKQPSIDMAKTIFDKINAKEGTIYRTDLFGLYKIWGDHLTYHPLGGAVLDKATDNYGRLRGYSGLYVIDGALIPGNTSVNPFVTITALAERNIERIIATDL, encoded by the coding sequence ATGAGCGATCCCAGCCCCGGCGGCAGCACCGCCAAGGGTGTCTCGCGCCGCCGTCTGATCACCGGAGCCGGCTCCGTTCTCGGAGCCGCCGCCCTTGCCGGCCCCTTATCCGCGACCCGCTCGTGGGCCGCCGCCGCCTCCTCGGTGATCGGCACCGGGGAGCACGTACCGGCCCTCGTGATCGGCACCGGGTACGGCGGCTCCGTCGCCGCCCTGCGTCTCGCGCAGGCGGGTGTCCCCGTCCACATGGTCGAGATGGGCATGGCCTGGGACACCCCGGGTGCGGACGGCAAGATCTTCGCCAACACGACCACGCCCGACCACCGGTCGTTCTGGCTCCGCACCAGGACCAAGCAGCCCCTCAGCAACTTCCTCGGCTTCCCCATCGACAAGGACGTCTCCCGCTACACCGGAATCCTGGACGCCGAGGAGTTCAGCGGCATCACGGTCTACCAGGGCCGCGGCGTCGGGGGCGGCTCGCTGGTCAACGGCGGCATGGCCGTCACGCCCCGGCGCGAGAACTTCGGCGCCGTCCTCCCCACGGTCAACGCCGAGGAGATGTACAGCACCTACTACCCGCGAGCCAACGCCGCCCTCGGGGTCAGCACCGTCGACCCGGCCTGGTTCGAGTCCGCCGACTGCTACCGCTACGCCCGCGTCGGCCGCAAGCACGCCCAGCGCTCGGGGTTCCCGTTCGTCTTCGTGCCCGACGTGTACGACTGGGACTACATGAAACAGGAGGCGGCGGGAACCGTCCCCAAGTCGGCCCTGGCCGGTGAGATCCTCTACGGCAACAACTACGGCAAGAAGTCGCTCCAGCAGACCTACCTCTCCCGGATCAGGGCGACCGGCAGGGTGACCATCTCACCGCTGCACAAGGTCACTTCCGTCACCGCGTCCCCCGGCGGCGGCTACACGGTCGTCATCGACCAGCTCACCACCACCGGTGCCACGGCGGCCACCAAGACGGTGACCGCGGACAAGGTGTTCTTCGCGGCCGGCAGCGTCGGCACCAGCAAGCTGCTGACCGGCCTCAAGGCCACCGGCGCACTGCCCGCCCTCAACGACGAGATCGGCAGGGGCTGGGGCGACAACGGCAACGTCATGTGCGGGCGCGCCAACCACATGTGGGACCCCACCGGCGCCCTGCAGTCGAGCATCCCGTGCTCCGGCATCGACAACTGGGCGGCGGGCGGCGCGTTCGCCGAGGTCGCCCCGCTGCCGACGGGGATCGAGACCTACGCGTCGTTCTACCTGTCGATCACCCGGAACCCCAACCGGGCCCGGTTCACCTGGAACGCCGCGGCGGGCCGCGTGGACCTGGACTGGCAGACCGCCTGGAAGCAGCCGTCCATCGACATGGCCAAGACGATCTTCGACAAGATCAACGCCAAGGAGGGGACGATCTACCGGACCGACCTCTTCGGCCTCTACAAGATCTGGGGCGACCACCTCACGTACCACCCGCTCGGCGGCGCGGTGCTGGACAAGGCCACCGACAACTACGGCCGCCTCCGCGGCTACTCCGGCCTGTACGTCATCGACGGCGCGCTGATCCCGGGCAACACGAGCGTCAATCCGTTCGTCACCATCACCGCGCTCGCCGAACGGAACATCGAGAGGATCATCGCCACCGATCTGTGA